One genomic segment of Pseudomonas sp. p1(2021b) includes these proteins:
- a CDS encoding glutathione S-transferase family protein: MKLYDLELSGNCYKVRLFAHLANLDLEIIPVDFLGGEHKRAPLIDLNPWGEVPILVDGQRVLRDSQAILVYLAGTYGGAAWWPVEPHLQAEIMQWLSTAANEIQNGPAAARLVDKFGYAIDKADTLKRAARILPLLDAHLATHDWLALSRPTIADCAVFPYVALAPEGGVDLSPYTHITRWMDRIQQLPGFVPMPGL; this comes from the coding sequence ATGAAGCTCTACGATCTGGAACTGTCCGGCAACTGCTACAAGGTCCGCCTGTTCGCCCATCTGGCGAACCTGGACCTGGAGATCATTCCCGTGGACTTTCTCGGTGGCGAACACAAGCGCGCCCCGCTGATCGATCTCAACCCCTGGGGCGAAGTGCCGATCCTGGTGGATGGGCAGCGGGTGCTGCGCGACTCCCAGGCGATCCTGGTATACCTGGCCGGCACTTATGGCGGAGCAGCCTGGTGGCCGGTGGAGCCGCACCTGCAGGCCGAAATCATGCAGTGGCTGTCCACCGCGGCCAACGAGATCCAGAACGGCCCCGCTGCCGCACGCCTTGTGGACAAGTTCGGCTATGCCATCGACAAGGCCGACACCCTGAAGAGAGCGGCGCGCATCCTGCCCTTGCTGGACGCACACCTGGCCACGCACGACTGGCTGGCCCTGTCGCGGCCGACCATCGCCGATTGCGCGGTATTCCCCTATGTCGCATTGGCACCTGAAGGGGGTGTCGACCTGTCGCCCTATACCCATATCACCCGCTGGATGGACAGGATCCAGCAGTTGCCTGGGTTCGTGCCGATGCCCGGCCTCTGA
- a CDS encoding VOC family protein — MSANAATSPSPILAYDHIGIRVSDRSRALAFYEALGFVESARFSDFEANEMLTPSGVRINLIFNGARQPRAHNVLLDAPIKLPGMTHPAFIVEDLEALQGWLQQQGITITEGPHRIGPRRVALFIRDPDGNVLEFNQLLAQ, encoded by the coding sequence ATGAGCGCCAACGCCGCAACAAGCCCCTCGCCGATCCTCGCCTATGATCACATCGGCATCCGCGTCAGCGATCGCAGCCGTGCCCTGGCGTTCTACGAGGCGCTGGGGTTCGTCGAAAGCGCGCGGTTCAGCGATTTCGAAGCCAACGAGATGCTCACGCCCAGTGGCGTGCGCATCAACCTGATCTTCAATGGCGCCCGCCAGCCCCGCGCCCATAACGTATTGCTGGATGCGCCGATCAAACTGCCCGGCATGACCCACCCGGCCTTCATCGTGGAAGACCTGGAGGCCCTGCAGGGCTGGTTGCAGCAACAAGGCATCACCATCACCGAAGGGCCGCACCGCATCGGGCCGCGACGCGTTGCATTGTTCATTCGCGACCCCGACGGCAACGTCCTGGAATTCAACCAGCTACTGGCCCAATAA
- a CDS encoding LysR family transcriptional regulator: MDRLKAMATLVRIVDSGSLSAAANASGQSTASVVRTLAALEKHLGTRLLNRNTRHLALTDEGAEFLAWSRRILAEFDEVEHGFDARRKSPGGLLRITAPVEFGRRYVAPLVNEFLALHPAIQVELTLLDRLVDLLDEGVELAIRIGQLPDSSLVATPLGHTRLVRCASPEYLQRNGMPQQPSDLLAHACIGFAPQGRQWQFQEQGTVVTRPVTARMTTNQIQVASLACQQGVGIGQLLHYQVASELADGRLVRVLQAFELADLPIQMVYPHSRLLSARVRQFIDWASPRLSAVIPDPAV; the protein is encoded by the coding sequence ATGGACCGATTGAAAGCCATGGCCACCCTGGTGCGTATTGTCGACAGCGGCAGCCTCAGTGCCGCGGCAAATGCCTCGGGCCAATCCACCGCCTCGGTGGTGCGCACCCTGGCAGCGCTGGAAAAACACCTGGGCACGCGCCTGCTCAATCGCAATACCCGGCACCTGGCATTGACCGACGAGGGCGCCGAATTCCTGGCCTGGAGCCGTCGCATACTCGCCGAGTTCGACGAGGTCGAGCACGGCTTCGATGCACGGCGCAAAAGCCCTGGCGGGCTGTTGCGCATCACTGCGCCGGTGGAGTTCGGGCGCCGCTACGTCGCGCCTTTGGTCAACGAATTCCTGGCCCTGCATCCGGCCATCCAGGTGGAGCTGACGTTGCTCGACCGCCTGGTGGACCTGCTCGACGAAGGTGTCGAGCTGGCCATCCGTATCGGCCAACTACCGGACTCTTCATTGGTCGCAACGCCCCTGGGCCACACGCGCCTGGTGCGCTGCGCGAGCCCCGAGTATCTGCAGCGCAACGGCATGCCGCAGCAGCCGTCGGACCTGCTGGCACACGCCTGCATCGGCTTCGCGCCCCAGGGCAGGCAATGGCAATTCCAGGAACAGGGCACTGTCGTCACTCGGCCCGTTACTGCACGCATGACGACCAATCAGATCCAGGTGGCCAGCCTCGCCTGCCAGCAAGGCGTCGGCATTGGCCAGTTGCTGCATTACCAGGTCGCCAGTGAACTGGCCGATGGCCGGCTGGTGCGGGTGCTGCAGGCGTTCGAGCTGGCTGATCTGCCGATCCAGATGGTCTACCCGCACTCACGCCTGCTTTCGGCGCGGGTACGGCAATTCATCGACTGGGCCTCGCCGCGGCTGAGTGCGGTGATTCCCGATCCGGCCGTGTAG
- a CDS encoding transcriptional regulator: MTTSGDRLRALLLECHLTPSDFAAQRGVTPQHVNNWFSRGVPLARLDEIAALFCVQRRWLLSGEGPKHANPLPRQCASHDDVTRPSIREGRLLRIPFHVLQDGQLQPDANQYLPFSEQALQALGVNLEHAACVSMPPSAAPSTIPTDAVLVIDRSLTWVVEDETYVLLHNGRLRVDRLTQDRQGNLYLHGQGPIERYTPKQRRTQGLQILGWVFHWSCVSLHRPG, translated from the coding sequence ATGACTACCTCCGGTGACCGCCTAAGAGCCCTCCTCCTGGAGTGCCACCTGACCCCTTCGGACTTCGCTGCCCAGCGTGGTGTAACGCCCCAGCATGTGAACAACTGGTTCAGCCGCGGCGTTCCCCTGGCCCGCCTGGACGAAATCGCCGCCCTGTTCTGTGTACAGCGGCGCTGGCTGCTTAGCGGCGAAGGGCCGAAACATGCAAACCCACTTCCGCGCCAGTGCGCTTCACATGACGACGTGACCCGCCCGTCCATCCGCGAAGGGCGCCTGCTGCGCATTCCCTTCCATGTGCTGCAGGACGGGCAACTCCAGCCCGACGCGAACCAGTACTTGCCGTTTTCCGAACAGGCACTGCAAGCCCTGGGCGTCAACCTGGAACATGCCGCCTGTGTTTCCATGCCGCCATCGGCTGCGCCTTCGACCATTCCCACGGATGCAGTCCTGGTCATCGACCGCAGCCTGACCTGGGTCGTCGAGGATGAAACCTACGTGCTGCTTCATAACGGCCGCTTGCGCGTCGATCGCCTGACCCAGGACCGCCAGGGCAACCTCTACCTGCACGGCCAAGGGCCTATCGAGCGCTATACCCCCAAGCAACGCCGAACCCAGGGCCTGCAGATCCTCGGTTGGGTATTCCATTGGTCATGCGTCAGCCTGCACCGGCCAGGCTGA
- the ppa gene encoding inorganic diphosphatase: MSYSKIPAGKDLPNDIYVAIEIPANHAPIKYEIDKDSDALFVDRFMATPMFYPANYGYIPNTLADDGDPLDVLVVTPYPVAPGSVIRARPVGILNMTDDGGGDAKVVAVPHDKLSQLYVDVKEYTDLPALLIQQIEHFFENYKDLEKGKWVKIEGWEGADAARAAITKSVAAYKG; the protein is encoded by the coding sequence ATGAGCTACAGCAAGATTCCGGCGGGCAAGGACCTGCCGAACGACATCTACGTCGCCATCGAGATCCCGGCCAACCACGCGCCGATCAAGTACGAGATCGACAAGGACAGCGACGCCCTGTTCGTCGACCGTTTCATGGCCACCCCGATGTTCTACCCAGCCAACTACGGCTACATCCCGAACACCCTGGCCGACGACGGTGACCCACTGGACGTGCTGGTCGTGACCCCTTACCCAGTGGCCCCGGGCTCGGTCATCCGTGCCCGTCCGGTCGGTATCCTGAACATGACCGACGACGGCGGCGGCGACGCCAAGGTTGTCGCGGTGCCTCACGACAAGCTGTCGCAGCTGTATGTCGACGTGAAGGAATACACCGACCTGCCGGCCCTGCTGATCCAGCAGATCGAGCACTTCTTCGAGAACTACAAGGATCTGGAGAAGGGCAAGTGGGTCAAGATCGAAGGCTGGGAAGGCGCCGACGCCGCCCGCGCCGCGATCACCAAGTCGGTTGCTGCCTACAAAGGCTGA
- a CDS encoding zinc-dependent peptidase — protein MWSLRAWRRRRTLARYPVAPQLWQAVRERLPLLDGISDEEDRRLREACVLFLHDKHLTALHGVELDDEQRLFLAAQAQLPLLHLGDLDWYQGFHEIILYPDDFLSPQRHRDASGVEHTWDAEHSGEAWQQGPVILAWPGVLASGGWEAYNLVIHELAHKLDMLNGDANGLPPLHKGMPVQEWADAMQQAFDDMNRQLDADPDAETAIDPYAAENPAEFFAVTSEYFFSAPDLLQQAYPKVYRQLSLFYRQDPLARLEQLQAEHPLYRETHA, from the coding sequence ATGTGGTCGCTGCGCGCCTGGCGACGCCGGCGCACCCTGGCCCGCTACCCGGTTGCCCCACAGCTGTGGCAGGCCGTGCGCGAGCGCCTGCCGCTGCTCGACGGCATCAGTGACGAGGAAGACCGCAGGCTGCGCGAAGCCTGCGTGTTGTTCCTGCACGACAAGCACCTGACGGCCCTGCACGGCGTCGAGCTGGACGACGAACAGCGCCTGTTCCTCGCCGCCCAGGCCCAGCTGCCGCTGCTGCACCTGGGTGATCTGGACTGGTACCAGGGCTTTCACGAGATCATCCTCTACCCCGACGACTTCCTCAGCCCCCAGCGCCATCGCGACGCCAGCGGTGTGGAGCACACCTGGGACGCCGAGCACAGCGGCGAGGCCTGGCAACAGGGCCCGGTGATCCTGGCCTGGCCCGGCGTGCTGGCCAGCGGTGGCTGGGAAGCCTACAACCTGGTGATCCATGAGCTGGCCCACAAGCTCGACATGCTCAACGGCGACGCCAACGGCCTGCCGCCGCTGCACAAGGGCATGCCTGTGCAAGAGTGGGCCGATGCCATGCAGCAAGCCTTCGATGACATGAACCGGCAGCTGGACGCCGACCCCGACGCCGAGACCGCCATCGACCCCTACGCCGCGGAAAACCCCGCGGAATTCTTCGCTGTCACCAGCGAGTACTTCTTCAGCGCCCCCGACCTGCTACAACAGGCTTATCCCAAGGTCTATCGACAACTGTCCCTGTTCTACCGTCAAGACCCGCTGGCGCGCCTGGAACAGTTGCAGGCCGAGCACCCGCTGTACCGCGAAACCCACGCCTGA
- a CDS encoding DedA family protein has product MEFNPLDLILHLDAYLDLLVTNYGPWIYAILFAVIFCETGLVVMPFLPGDSLLFIAGAVAAGGGMDPVLLAGLLMAAAIMGDSTNYVIGRTTGERLFRNPNSKIFRRDYLQRTHDFYERHGGKTVTMARFLPILRTFAPFVAGIAHMHYPRFLAFSVAGSLLWVGGLVTLGYFFGNVPFIKQHLSLMVVGIIILSLVPMILGLLRGRLGRAAKAH; this is encoded by the coding sequence ATGGAATTCAACCCGCTGGACCTTATCCTGCATCTCGATGCCTACCTCGATCTGCTGGTCACCAATTACGGCCCCTGGATCTACGCGATCCTCTTCGCGGTGATCTTCTGCGAGACCGGCCTGGTGGTCATGCCCTTCCTGCCCGGCGATTCGCTGTTGTTCATTGCCGGCGCGGTGGCCGCTGGTGGCGGCATGGACCCGGTTCTGCTCGCTGGCCTGTTGATGGCCGCGGCGATCATGGGTGACAGCACCAATTACGTCATTGGCCGCACCACCGGCGAGCGCCTGTTCCGCAACCCGAACTCGAAGATCTTCCGCCGCGACTACCTGCAGCGTACCCACGACTTCTACGAACGCCATGGCGGCAAGACCGTGACCATGGCGCGCTTCCTGCCGATCCTGCGTACCTTCGCACCGTTCGTCGCCGGCATCGCGCACATGCACTACCCGCGCTTCCTGGCCTTCAGCGTGGCCGGCTCGCTCTTGTGGGTGGGCGGCCTGGTGACCCTGGGCTACTTCTTCGGCAATGTGCCGTTCATCAAGCAGCACCTGTCGTTGATGGTGGTCGGGATCATCATCCTGTCGCTGGTGCCGATGATCCTCGGCCTGCTGCGTGGCCGCCTGGGCCGCGCAGCCAAGGCCCACTAA
- a CDS encoding GNAT family N-acetyltransferase, with translation MRIIKATLEHLDLLTPLFVKYREFYGQLPYPDSSRSFLEKRLKREESVIYLALPDDDDSRILGFCQLYPSFSSLSLKRVWILNDIYVAEDSRRMLVADHLMREAKKMAKDTNAVRMRVSTSSNNDVARKTYESIGFRKDTEFENYILPIPQD, from the coding sequence ATGCGCATCATCAAGGCAACCCTGGAACACCTCGATCTGCTGACCCCTTTGTTCGTGAAATACCGCGAGTTCTACGGGCAGCTGCCCTACCCGGACAGCTCGCGCAGTTTCCTGGAAAAACGCCTCAAGCGCGAGGAGTCGGTGATCTACCTGGCCCTGCCGGACGACGATGACAGCCGCATCCTCGGCTTCTGCCAGCTCTACCCGAGCTTCTCCTCGCTGTCGCTCAAGCGCGTGTGGATTCTCAACGATATCTATGTGGCCGAAGACTCCCGGCGCATGCTGGTGGCCGACCACCTGATGCGCGAAGCCAAGAAGATGGCCAAGGACACCAACGCCGTGCGCATGCGTGTCTCCACCAGCAGCAACAACGACGTGGCACGCAAGACCTACGAGTCGATCGGTTTTCGCAAGGACACCGAGTTCGAGAACTACATATTGCCCATCCCCCAGGACTGA
- the eutC gene encoding ethanolamine ammonia-lyase subunit EutC encodes MDRPTTTPENPWLALRNLTPARIALGRTGISLPTGAQLDFQFAHAQARDAVHLPFDHAGLRQQLADRGRESLLLHSAASDRNQYLQRPDLGRRLDDASAQRLREHAQANPGGVDVAIVVADGLSALAVHRHTLPFLARFEEQAAADGWTSAPVVLVEQGRVAVGDEVGELLGARMTVMLIGERPGLSSPDSLGLYFTYGPKVGLTDAYRNCISNVRLEGLSYGMAAHRLLYLMREACRRQLSGVNLKDEAEVHSIETDGAPGKRGNFLLGDG; translated from the coding sequence ATGGACCGACCGACCACCACGCCTGAAAACCCCTGGCTGGCCCTGCGCAACCTGACACCAGCGCGCATCGCCCTGGGTCGCACCGGCATCAGCTTGCCGACCGGCGCCCAGCTGGACTTCCAGTTCGCCCACGCCCAGGCCCGCGATGCCGTGCACCTGCCATTCGACCACGCCGGCCTGCGCCAGCAACTGGCCGACCGTGGCCGGGAAAGCCTGCTGCTGCACAGCGCCGCCAGCGATCGCAACCAATATCTGCAACGCCCCGACCTGGGCCGGCGCCTGGACGATGCATCGGCCCAGCGCCTGCGCGAGCATGCCCAGGCCAACCCAGGCGGCGTCGATGTGGCGATCGTGGTCGCCGACGGCCTGTCAGCCTTGGCTGTGCATCGCCATACCCTGCCCTTCCTGGCCCGCTTCGAAGAGCAGGCCGCTGCAGACGGCTGGACCAGCGCACCGGTGGTGTTGGTGGAGCAAGGCCGAGTGGCGGTGGGCGATGAGGTGGGCGAACTGCTCGGCGCGCGCATGACAGTGATGTTGATTGGCGAGCGCCCGGGCCTGAGTTCGCCCGACAGCCTGGGCCTGTACTTCACCTATGGCCCCAAGGTCGGCCTGACCGACGCCTACCGCAACTGCATCTCCAACGTGCGCCTGGAGGGCCTGAGCTACGGCATGGCCGCCCACCGCCTGCTGTACCTGATGCGCGAGGCCTGCCGTCGGCAGCTTTCCGGGGTGAACCTCAAGGACGAGGCCGAGGTGCACAGCATCGAGACGGACGGCGCACCCGGCAAACGCGGCAATTTCCTGCTCGGGGACGGGTAA
- a CDS encoding ethanolamine ammonia-lyase subunit EutB, translating to MASFVHTVGNQVYRFDSLKEVMAKASPARSGDFLAGVAASNDGERVAAQMALADIPLKHFLNEALIPYESDEVTRLIIDTHDAQAFAPVSHLTVGGLRDWLLSEQANEDSLRALAKGLTPEMAAAVSKIMRVQDLVLAAQKIRVVTRFRGTMGLRGRLSTRLQPNHPTDEPAGIAASILDGLLYGNGDAMIGINPATDSIASICALLEMLDAIIQRYQIPTQACVLTHVTTSIEAINRGVPLDLVFQSIAGTEAANAGFGINLNVLQEGYEAGLSLKRGTVGQNLMYFETGQGSALSANAHHGVDQQTCETRAYAVARHFNPFLVNTVVGFIGPEYLYNGKQIIRAGLEDHFCGKLLGVPMGCDICYTNHAEADQDDMDTLLTLLGVAGINFIMGIPGSDDIMLNYQTTSFHDALYARQTLGLKPGPEFEAWLERTGIFTQADGRVRFGDNLPPAFRQALAQLA from the coding sequence ATGGCAAGTTTCGTACACACGGTAGGCAACCAGGTCTACCGCTTCGACAGCCTCAAGGAGGTCATGGCCAAGGCCAGCCCGGCACGTTCGGGCGACTTCCTGGCCGGTGTCGCGGCCAGCAACGACGGCGAGCGGGTCGCCGCGCAGATGGCGCTGGCCGATATCCCGCTCAAGCACTTCCTGAACGAGGCGCTGATCCCCTACGAAAGCGATGAAGTCACCCGGCTGATCATCGACACCCACGACGCCCAGGCATTCGCCCCGGTCAGCCACCTGACCGTCGGAGGGCTGCGCGACTGGTTGCTGAGCGAACAGGCCAACGAAGACAGCTTGCGCGCCCTGGCCAAGGGCCTGACGCCGGAAATGGCCGCGGCGGTGTCGAAGATCATGCGCGTGCAGGACCTGGTGCTGGCCGCGCAGAAAATCCGCGTGGTCACCCGGTTCCGTGGCACCATGGGCTTGCGCGGGCGCCTGTCGACCCGCCTGCAGCCCAACCACCCCACCGATGAGCCAGCCGGCATCGCCGCCAGCATCCTCGACGGCCTGCTCTACGGCAATGGCGATGCCATGATCGGCATCAACCCGGCCACCGACAGCATCGCCTCGATCTGCGCCCTGCTGGAGATGCTCGATGCCATCATCCAGCGCTACCAGATCCCGACCCAGGCGTGCGTGCTCACCCACGTCACCACCTCGATCGAAGCGATCAACCGCGGCGTGCCACTGGACCTGGTGTTCCAGTCCATCGCCGGAACCGAGGCGGCCAATGCCGGCTTCGGCATCAACCTCAACGTGCTGCAGGAAGGCTACGAGGCGGGGCTGTCGCTCAAGCGCGGCACCGTCGGCCAGAACCTCATGTACTTCGAGACCGGCCAGGGCAGCGCGCTGTCGGCCAACGCCCACCATGGCGTCGACCAACAGACCTGCGAAACCCGCGCCTATGCCGTGGCCCGCCATTTCAACCCGTTCCTGGTCAACACCGTGGTCGGTTTCATTGGCCCCGAGTACCTGTACAACGGCAAGCAGATCATTCGTGCAGGCCTGGAGGACCACTTCTGTGGCAAGTTGCTGGGCGTGCCCATGGGCTGCGACATCTGCTACACCAACCATGCCGAGGCCGACCAGGACGACATGGACACCCTGCTGACCTTGCTGGGCGTGGCCGGGATCAACTTCATCATGGGCATCCCGGGCTCGGACGACATCATGCTCAACTACCAGACCACCTCGTTCCACGACGCGCTCTATGCACGCCAGACCCTGGGCCTCAAGCCCGGGCCGGAATTCGAGGCCTGGCTCGAGCGCACCGGCATCTTCACCCAGGCCGATGGCCGGGTACGCTTCGGCGACAACTTGCCGCCAGCCTTCCGCCAGGCCCTGGCGCAGCTTGCATAG
- the eat gene encoding ethanolamine permease codes for MPSDHSGSAPASSSVDFEKVDADYFQHRQLKKGAAGWVLLVGLGVAYVISGDYAGWNFGLAQGGWGGMFLATLLMATMYLCMCFSLAELSSMIPTAGGGYGFARSAFGPWGGFLTGTAILIEYAIAPAAIATFIGAYCQSLFGIGGWMVYLAFYIVFIGIHIFGVGEALKLMFIITAIAAIALAVFLVAMVPHFDAANLFDIAQTDAAGASSFLPFGYVGIWAAIPYAIWFFLAVEGVPLAAEETKNPRRDLPRGLIGAMLVLVAFALLILVVGPGGAGSEALKASGNPLVEALAKAYGGSTWMGSFVNLVGLAGLIASFFSIIYAYSRQIFALSRAGYLPRKLSETNKSKAPVLALVIPGIIGFALSLTGQGDLLILVAVFGATLSYVLMMAAHITLRIRRPKMERPYRTPGGIFTSGLALVLACVAVVAGFLVDPRVVIGAAVIYGVLIAYFAFYSRHHLVAGTPEEEFAAIQKAEEALH; via the coding sequence ATGCCAAGCGATCATTCCGGCAGCGCGCCGGCAAGCTCCTCCGTTGACTTCGAAAAAGTCGACGCGGACTATTTCCAACACCGACAACTGAAGAAAGGCGCCGCCGGCTGGGTCCTGCTGGTGGGCCTGGGCGTGGCCTACGTCATCTCCGGCGACTATGCCGGCTGGAACTTCGGCCTGGCCCAGGGCGGCTGGGGCGGTATGTTCCTGGCCACCCTGCTGATGGCCACCATGTACCTGTGCATGTGCTTCTCCCTGGCCGAACTGTCGTCGATGATCCCGACCGCCGGCGGTGGCTACGGCTTCGCCCGCAGCGCCTTCGGGCCCTGGGGCGGGTTTCTCACCGGCACGGCGATCCTCATCGAGTACGCCATCGCGCCCGCGGCCATCGCCACCTTCATCGGCGCCTACTGCCAGTCGTTGTTCGGCATCGGCGGCTGGATGGTCTACCTGGCCTTCTACATCGTGTTCATCGGCATCCACATCTTCGGCGTCGGTGAAGCGCTCAAGCTGATGTTCATCATCACCGCCATCGCCGCCATCGCCCTGGCCGTGTTCCTGGTGGCCATGGTGCCCCATTTCGATGCAGCCAACCTGTTCGACATCGCCCAGACCGACGCCGCCGGCGCCAGCAGCTTCCTGCCGTTCGGCTATGTCGGTATCTGGGCGGCGATCCCCTACGCCATCTGGTTCTTCCTGGCCGTCGAAGGTGTGCCCCTGGCCGCCGAGGAAACCAAGAACCCGCGCCGCGACCTGCCGCGCGGCCTGATCGGCGCCATGCTGGTGCTGGTGGCCTTCGCCCTGCTGATCCTGGTGGTCGGCCCTGGTGGTGCGGGCTCCGAAGCCCTGAAGGCCTCGGGCAACCCGCTGGTCGAGGCGCTGGCCAAGGCCTACGGCGGCTCCACCTGGATGGGCAGTTTCGTCAACCTGGTGGGCCTGGCCGGCCTGATCGCCAGCTTCTTCTCGATCATCTATGCCTATTCGCGGCAGATCTTTGCGCTGTCCCGTGCCGGCTACCTGCCGCGCAAGCTCTCGGAAACCAACAAGAGCAAGGCCCCGGTGCTGGCTCTGGTGATCCCCGGGATCATCGGCTTCGCCCTGTCGCTGACCGGCCAGGGTGACCTGCTGATCCTGGTCGCCGTGTTCGGTGCCACCCTCTCCTACGTGCTGATGATGGCCGCGCACATCACCCTGCGCATCCGTCGCCCCAAGATGGAGCGCCCCTATCGCACGCCAGGCGGCATCTTCACCTCGGGCCTGGCCCTGGTGCTGGCCTGCGTGGCCGTGGTCGCCGGCTTCCTGGTCGATCCTCGCGTGGTGATTGGCGCTGCGGTGATCTATGGGGTATTAATTGCCTACTTTGCTTTCTACAGCCGTCATCACCTGGTGGCGGGGACGCCGGAAGAGGAATTCGCCGCGATCCAGAAGGCCGAAGAGGCCCTGCACTGA